A genome region from Pseudomonas sp. S06B 330 includes the following:
- the hisC gene encoding histidinol-phosphate transaminase: protein MSKFWSPFVKDLVPYVPGEQPKLAKLVKLNTNENPYGPSPKALEAMRGELNDNLRLYPDPNSDLLKQAVADYYGVKGNQVFLGNGSDEVLAHIFHGLFQHGAPLLFPDISYSFYPVYCGLYGIPFETVALDEQFQIRVEDYAKPNGGIIFPNPNAPTGCLLALEAIEQLLKANPQSVVVVDEAYIDFGGETAISLVDRYDNLLVTQTLSKSRSLAGLRVGLAVGHPDLIEALERIKNSFNSYPLDRMAIVGAAAAFEDRAYFDETCGKVIDSRQRLVGELSTRGFEVLPSAANFIFARHPQHDASELAAKLREQGVIVRHFKQERIAQFLRITIGTPEQNQALLDALN from the coding sequence ATGAGTAAATTCTGGAGCCCCTTCGTCAAGGACTTGGTGCCTTACGTTCCGGGTGAGCAGCCGAAGCTGGCCAAGCTGGTCAAGCTCAACACCAACGAGAACCCCTATGGCCCGTCGCCCAAGGCGCTGGAGGCCATGCGTGGTGAGTTGAACGACAACCTGCGCTTGTACCCAGATCCCAACAGCGACCTGTTAAAGCAGGCGGTGGCGGATTACTACGGGGTCAAGGGCAACCAGGTGTTCCTCGGCAACGGTTCGGACGAAGTGCTGGCACACATTTTCCACGGTCTGTTCCAGCACGGCGCACCGTTGCTGTTCCCGGATATCAGCTACAGCTTCTATCCGGTTTATTGCGGTTTGTATGGAATTCCCTTCGAGACGGTAGCGCTGGACGAACAGTTCCAGATTAGGGTCGAGGATTATGCCAAGCCCAATGGCGGGATCATCTTCCCTAACCCCAATGCCCCGACTGGTTGCCTGTTGGCGCTGGAGGCTATCGAGCAATTGCTCAAGGCCAACCCGCAATCGGTTGTGGTGGTTGACGAGGCCTACATAGACTTCGGTGGCGAGACGGCGATTAGCCTGGTTGATCGTTATGACAACCTGCTGGTAACACAGACCCTCTCTAAGTCGCGCTCGTTGGCGGGCTTGCGGGTGGGCTTGGCGGTTGGTCACCCTGACCTGATTGAAGCCTTGGAGCGGATCAAAAATAGCTTCAACTCCTATCCGCTCGATCGCATGGCAATCGTGGGGGCCGCGGCGGCATTTGAAGACCGTGCCTACTTCGATGAGACCTGCGGCAAGGTGATCGACAGTCGCCAGCGATTGGTGGGCGAACTTTCTACTCGTGGTTTCGAGGTGCTACCCTCAGCGGCTAACTTCATCTTCGCCCGGCACCCGCAGCACGATGCCAGTGAGCTGGCAGCCAAGTTGCGCGAGCAGGGGGTGATCGTGCGTCACTTCAAGCAAGAGCGTATTGCCCAGTTCCTGCGCATCACTATCGGTACACCGGAGCAGAATCAGGCGCTGCTTGATGCGTTGAACTGA
- the yejK gene encoding nucleoid-associated protein YejK, with protein MPIRHCIVHLIDKKPDGSPAVLHARDTELAESSAIENLLADLNDSYNAKQGKAWGFFHAESGAHPFSGWLKEYLEEGSTFTAFSRVAVEHLQKLMEESNLSVGGHVLFAHYQQGMTDYLAIALLHHSEGVAVNAELDVTPSRHLDLGQLHLAARINISEWQNNKASKQYISFIKGKNGKKVSEYFRDFIGCQEGVDGPGETRTLLKAFSDFVESEDLPEEAAREKTQTLVEYATSQTKAGEPVTLEELSGLIDEDRPRAFYDHIRNKDYGLSPEIPADKRTLNQFRRFTGRAEGLSISFEAHLLGSKIEYDEENGTLIIKGLPTQLTDQLKRRKD; from the coding sequence ATGCCGATCCGTCATTGCATTGTCCACCTGATCGACAAGAAGCCCGATGGCAGCCCTGCTGTGCTGCACGCACGTGATACTGAGCTTGCCGAGTCCAGCGCCATCGAAAACCTCCTGGCCGACCTCAACGACAGCTACAACGCCAAACAGGGCAAAGCCTGGGGCTTTTTCCACGCTGAATCCGGCGCGCACCCGTTCAGCGGCTGGCTCAAAGAGTACCTGGAAGAAGGCAGCACCTTCACCGCCTTCAGCCGGGTGGCCGTCGAGCATCTGCAAAAGCTGATGGAAGAATCCAACCTGTCGGTGGGGGGGCACGTACTGTTTGCCCACTACCAGCAAGGCATGACCGACTACCTGGCGATTGCCTTGCTGCACCACAGTGAAGGTGTGGCCGTGAACGCCGAACTGGACGTCACCCCATCGCGCCACCTGGACCTGGGCCAACTGCACCTGGCTGCCCGCATCAACATTTCCGAGTGGCAGAACAACAAGGCGTCAAAGCAGTACATCTCGTTTATCAAAGGCAAGAACGGCAAGAAAGTCTCGGAGTACTTCCGCGACTTTATCGGCTGCCAGGAAGGCGTCGACGGCCCCGGCGAAACCCGTACTCTGCTCAAGGCATTCAGTGACTTTGTCGAAAGCGAGGACTTGCCTGAGGAAGCCGCCCGGGAGAAAACCCAGACCCTGGTCGAGTATGCTACCAGCCAGACCAAAGCCGGTGAACCGGTAACGCTCGAGGAGCTTTCAGGCCTGATCGACGAAGACCGTCCGCGGGCCTTCTATGATCACATTCGCAATAAAGACTACGGCCTTTCGCCGGAAATCCCTGCCGACAAACGCACCCTGAACCAGTTCAGGCGCTTCACGGGTCGCGCCGAAGGCCTGTCGATCAGCTTTGAGGCTCACCTGCTGGGCTCGAAGATCGAATACGATGAAGAGAACGGCACCTTGATCATCAAGGGACTGCCGACGCAGCTGACCGATCAGCTCAAGCGTCGCAAGGACTAA
- the hisD gene encoding histidinol dehydrogenase: protein MTTSTAIARLNAADPDFARHLDHLLSWESVSDDAVNQRVLDIIKAVRERGDAALVEFTQRFDGVEATSIDDLILGRERLELALTRITTAQREALEKAASRVRSYHERQKQDSWSYTEADGTVLGQKVTPLDRAGLYVPGGKASYPSSVLMNAIPAKVAGVGEVVMVVPTPRGEVNELVLAAACIAGVDRVFTIGGAQAVAALAYGTESVPQVDKVVGPGNIYVATAKRHVFGQVGIDMIAGPSEILVVCDGQTDPDWIAMDLFSQAEHDEDAQSILVSPDADFLDKVAASIDKLLPTMERAEIIKTSINARGALIQVRDMQQAMEVANRIAPEHLELSVADPQAWLPHIRHAGAIFMGRHTSEALGDYCAGPNHVLPTSGTARFSSPLGVYDFQKRSSIIFCSEQGASELGHTASVLARGESLTAHARSAEYRILADKEGN, encoded by the coding sequence ATGACCACGTCCACTGCAATTGCCCGACTCAATGCCGCTGACCCGGATTTCGCCCGACATCTGGATCATCTGTTGAGCTGGGAAAGTGTCTCTGACGACGCGGTCAACCAGCGCGTGCTCGACATCATCAAGGCTGTGCGTGAGCGCGGTGACGCGGCGCTGGTGGAATTCACCCAGCGCTTCGATGGCGTTGAAGCCACGTCGATCGACGACCTGATCCTCGGTCGCGAGCGCCTGGAACTGGCCCTGACGCGCATCACCACCGCCCAGCGCGAAGCCCTGGAGAAGGCTGCCAGCCGTGTGCGCAGCTACCACGAGCGGCAGAAACAGGACTCCTGGAGCTACACCGAAGCTGACGGTACCGTACTCGGGCAGAAAGTCACCCCGCTGGACCGTGCCGGCTTGTATGTCCCGGGCGGCAAGGCGTCGTATCCGTCTTCGGTACTGATGAACGCGATCCCGGCCAAGGTGGCGGGTGTCGGCGAAGTGGTGATGGTGGTGCCAACCCCGCGCGGCGAAGTCAACGAACTGGTACTCGCCGCTGCCTGCATTGCCGGCGTTGACCGGGTGTTCACCATCGGTGGCGCTCAGGCGGTAGCGGCACTGGCCTATGGCACCGAAAGCGTGCCTCAGGTGGATAAGGTGGTGGGCCCTGGCAACATCTATGTCGCCACGGCGAAACGTCATGTGTTTGGTCAGGTCGGCATCGACATGATTGCCGGTCCTTCGGAAATTCTGGTGGTCTGTGATGGTCAGACTGATCCTGATTGGATTGCCATGGACCTGTTCTCTCAGGCCGAGCACGATGAAGATGCCCAGTCGATTCTGGTCAGTCCGGATGCCGATTTCCTCGACAAGGTGGCTGCCAGCATCGATAAATTGCTGCCGACCATGGAGCGTGCCGAGATCATCAAGACCTCGATCAACGCGCGTGGCGCGCTGATTCAGGTGCGTGACATGCAGCAGGCCATGGAGGTCGCCAACCGCATCGCGCCTGAACACTTGGAGCTGTCGGTGGCCGACCCGCAAGCTTGGCTGCCACACATTCGCCACGCCGGCGCGATCTTCATGGGCCGTCACACCAGCGAAGCCCTGGGCGACTACTGTGCAGGTCCCAATCACGTGCTGCCGACCTCGGGCACCGCGCGCTTCTCGTCGCCACTGGGGGTGTATGACTTCCAGAAGCGTTCGTCGATCATCTTTTGTTCCGAGCAGGGCGCTTCGGAACTGGGCCACACCGCCTCCGTACTGGCCCGAGGTGAATCGCTGACCGCCCACGCCCGCAGTGCCGAATACCGCATCCTTGCCGACAAAGAGGGGAACTGA
- a CDS encoding HU family DNA-binding protein — protein MALTKDQLIADIAEAIDAPKTTARNALEQLGQIVADQLENGSEITLPGIGKLKITERPARTGRNPSTGAAIEIAAKKVVKFVPAKVLTDAVNK, from the coding sequence ATGGCATTGACCAAAGACCAACTGATCGCCGATATCGCTGAAGCTATCGACGCGCCAAAAACCACCGCGCGTAACGCTCTGGAGCAACTGGGTCAGATCGTTGCTGATCAACTGGAAAATGGCAGCGAAATCACTCTGCCAGGCATCGGCAAACTGAAAATCACCGAGCGTCCTGCCCGTACCGGCCGTAACCCTTCGACTGGCGCTGCGATCGAAATCGCTGCCAAGAAAGTCGTCAAGTTCGTGCCAGCCAAAGTGCTGACCGACGCTGTAAACAAGTAA
- the murA gene encoding UDP-N-acetylglucosamine 1-carboxyvinyltransferase: MDKLIITGGVRLDGEIRISGAKNAALPILAGTLLCDGPVTVGNLPHLHDITTMIELFGRMGIEPVIDEKLSVEIDPRTIKTLVAPYELVKTMRASILVLGPMVARFGEAEVALPGGCAIGSRPVDLHIRGLEAMGAKIEVEGGYIKAKAPEGGLRGAHFFFDTVSVTGTENIMMAAALAKGRSVLQNAAREPEVVDLANFLIAMGAKIQGAGTDTITIDGVERLGSATYRVMPDRIETGTYLVAAAVTGGRVKVKDTDPTILEAVLEKLKEAGAEVTTGEDWIELDMHGKRPKAVNLRTAPYPAFPTDMQAQFISLNAIAEGTGAVIETIFENRFMHVYEMHRMGALIQVEGNTAIVTGTKVLKGAPVMATDLRASASLVLSALVAEGDTLIDRIYHIDRGYECIEEKLQMLGAKIRRVPG, encoded by the coding sequence ATGGACAAACTGATTATTACTGGCGGCGTTCGTCTTGATGGCGAAATCCGCATTTCCGGTGCCAAGAACGCGGCTCTGCCGATTCTGGCCGGTACTCTGCTTTGCGATGGTCCGGTTACGGTCGGCAACTTGCCGCACCTGCACGACATCACCACTATGATCGAGCTGTTTGGTCGCATGGGCATTGAGCCGGTGATCGACGAGAAGCTCTCGGTAGAAATCGATCCACGCACCATCAAGACCCTGGTCGCGCCGTACGAGCTGGTGAAAACCATGCGCGCCTCGATCCTGGTACTGGGCCCGATGGTTGCCCGTTTTGGCGAAGCCGAAGTAGCGTTGCCTGGCGGTTGCGCCATTGGTTCGCGTCCGGTTGACCTGCACATTCGTGGTCTTGAGGCCATGGGTGCAAAAATCGAAGTCGAAGGCGGTTACATCAAGGCCAAAGCCCCTGAAGGCGGTCTGCGTGGCGCGCATTTCTTCTTTGATACCGTCAGTGTGACCGGTACCGAGAACATCATGATGGCCGCAGCCCTGGCCAAGGGCCGTAGCGTGCTGCAGAACGCCGCGCGTGAGCCGGAAGTGGTCGACCTGGCCAACTTCCTGATCGCCATGGGTGCCAAGATCCAGGGCGCCGGTACCGATACCATCACTATCGATGGCGTTGAGCGTCTGGGTTCGGCGACCTATCGCGTGATGCCCGACCGTATCGAAACCGGCACCTACCTGGTCGCCGCTGCTGTTACTGGCGGCCGAGTCAAGGTCAAGGACACCGATCCAACCATCCTCGAAGCCGTCCTGGAAAAACTCAAGGAAGCCGGCGCCGAAGTTACCACCGGTGAAGACTGGATCGAGCTGGACATGCACGGCAAGCGGCCAAAAGCCGTTAACCTGCGTACCGCTCCGTACCCAGCGTTCCCGACTGACATGCAGGCGCAGTTCATCTCGCTCAACGCCATTGCCGAAGGCACCGGTGCAGTGATCGAGACGATCTTCGAAAACCGTTTCATGCACGTGTACGAAATGCACCGCATGGGCGCGTTGATCCAGGTCGAAGGCAACACGGCCATCGTTACCGGTACCAAGGTTCTCAAGGGCGCGCCGGTAATGGCGACCGACCTGCGGGCTTCGGCCAGTCTGGTACTTTCGGCACTGGTTGCCGAAGGCGATACCCTGATCGATCGCATCTACCACATCGACCGTGGTTACGAATGCATCGAGGAAAAACTGCAGATGCTGGGCGCGAAGATCCGTCGCGTACCGGGCTAG
- a CDS encoding GIY-YIG nuclease family protein, producing the protein MTDLPTVPKPWFVYLVRAANGSLYCGISDNPQRRFAAHQKGTGARYFKTSPAMALVYVEQWPDKGEALRQERLVKKLRKSAKEALVASWQGLSPCDA; encoded by the coding sequence GTGACCGATCTACCAACTGTTCCCAAACCCTGGTTCGTTTACCTGGTACGCGCCGCCAACGGTTCGTTGTACTGCGGTATCAGTGACAACCCGCAACGACGGTTTGCGGCCCACCAGAAGGGCACCGGTGCGCGCTATTTCAAGACCAGCCCAGCGATGGCGCTGGTCTACGTCGAACAATGGCCAGATAAAGGCGAGGCGTTGCGCCAGGAGCGCTTGGTGAAGAAGTTGCGCAAGAGCGCCAAGGAGGCCTTGGTGGCCTCCTGGCAAGGCCTTAGTCCTTGCGACGCTTGA
- a CDS encoding IS3 family transposase, whose amino-acid sequence MRYAFVATERTQYPVRVLCRVMDVSVSGFYDYTHRQSRPDPDAQIRIELRKAYAASRNTYGRPRLVAALRQKLHAVGHKRVRRLMQEEQIRGKSKGSFRPCTTDSHHYLPVASNVLARQFSIDNLTPTWVSDITYLPTKEGWLYLAIVLSIQTRQILGYSLSDRMPDDLVERAFLNAWSACSGANGAVFHSDQGRQYASSKFRLTLAKKDFTQSMSRRGNCWDNAVAESFFATLKREEACGIYPTKKQAQLSIASYIHGFYNSSRLHSALGYRSPNEYAKGLRQRAG is encoded by the coding sequence GTGAGATACGCCTTCGTCGCTACTGAGCGGACTCAATACCCCGTACGTGTGTTGTGTCGGGTGATGGATGTCTCGGTTTCAGGTTTCTACGATTACACGCACCGTCAGTCTCGCCCTGACCCTGACGCTCAAATTCGCATTGAGTTGCGTAAGGCCTATGCGGCCAGTCGAAACACCTACGGCCGGCCACGGCTAGTGGCAGCCTTGCGCCAGAAATTGCACGCGGTGGGCCACAAACGGGTTAGGCGGTTGATGCAGGAGGAGCAGATACGGGGCAAGTCCAAAGGCAGTTTCAGGCCCTGCACCACGGACAGCCACCATTACTTGCCGGTTGCAAGTAATGTGCTGGCGCGTCAGTTTTCCATCGATAACCTCACGCCAACCTGGGTCAGTGATATCACCTATCTCCCAACCAAGGAAGGTTGGTTGTATCTGGCCATAGTGTTGAGTATCCAAACCCGCCAGATACTGGGTTACAGCTTGTCTGATCGAATGCCTGACGACTTGGTCGAACGCGCGTTTCTGAACGCCTGGAGCGCCTGCTCTGGCGCCAACGGAGCGGTATTTCACTCCGATCAGGGCCGTCAGTACGCGAGCAGTAAGTTTCGCCTGACACTGGCCAAGAAGGACTTCACACAGAGCATGAGCCGAAGGGGAAACTGTTGGGACAACGCGGTGGCCGAGAGCTTTTTCGCTACGCTGAAAAGAGAGGAGGCTTGCGGGATCTACCCCACGAAAAAACAGGCGCAGTTATCAATCGCCAGTTACATCCATGGGTTTTACAACAGCAGCCGACTGCACTCTGCGCTGGGCTACCGTTCTCCGAACGAATATGCCAAAGGCTTGAGGCAGAGGGCTGGATAA
- a CDS encoding transposase, whose translation MYPSTRRNYTDEFKAQAVALAESVGRTEAARQLEMSVKTLDNWVDATRRGQPLSSPERKPITKEDSELARLRAEIAELKMEREILKKAAVFFAKESR comes from the coding sequence ATGTACCCAAGCACTCGCCGTAACTATACCGATGAGTTCAAGGCTCAAGCCGTCGCATTAGCTGAAAGCGTTGGCAGAACCGAAGCTGCCCGCCAGCTAGAGATGTCCGTGAAAACGCTGGATAACTGGGTTGATGCCACGCGCAGAGGCCAGCCGTTGAGTTCACCTGAACGCAAGCCCATCACCAAGGAAGACAGTGAGCTCGCTCGCCTGCGGGCCGAGATTGCCGAGCTAAAAATGGAGCGTGAAATCCTAAAAAAGGCGGCGGTATTCTTTGCCAAAGAGTCCAGGTGA
- a CDS encoding FadR/GntR family transcriptional regulator yields MTLLIKRSLVEQAVDQLRQRVASGAWAVGQRLPTEPELASELGISRNTVREAMRVLAFSGLVEVRQGDGSYLRTAVDPLQAVQALSRCSLEQARETRHILEAEAIGLAALRRTEEDLQGLREALAHSSEHFHADLEQYVSCDLIFHQRLVDAAHNPALSELYRYFSGVVAATLHHNLSHAPRCQQVFDLHGQILDAIEHRDSAKAKALSRTLINES; encoded by the coding sequence ATGACGTTACTTATTAAACGCTCTTTGGTCGAGCAAGCGGTCGATCAACTGCGCCAGCGGGTCGCCAGCGGCGCTTGGGCCGTGGGTCAGCGCTTGCCTACCGAACCGGAGCTGGCCAGTGAACTGGGCATCAGCCGTAACACCGTACGCGAAGCCATGCGTGTCTTGGCCTTCAGCGGCCTGGTCGAAGTTCGCCAAGGTGATGGCAGCTACTTGCGTACCGCTGTTGATCCGTTACAGGCGGTCCAGGCTTTATCGCGGTGCAGCCTGGAGCAGGCGCGGGAAACCCGGCATATCCTCGAGGCCGAAGCCATTGGCCTGGCCGCATTGCGGCGTACGGAAGAAGACCTGCAAGGGCTGCGCGAAGCGCTTGCCCATAGCAGCGAGCATTTTCATGCTGACCTTGAGCAGTACGTCAGCTGCGACCTGATTTTCCATCAGCGGCTGGTGGATGCTGCACACAACCCGGCCCTGAGTGAACTGTACCGCTACTTTTCCGGGGTGGTTGCCGCAACCTTGCACCACAACCTCAGTCACGCTCCCCGCTGCCAGCAGGTCTTTGACCTGCACGGGCAGATTCTCGATGCCATCGAACATCGCGATTCAGCCAAGGCCAAGGCCCTGAGCCGGACCCTTATCAACGAATCCTGA
- a CDS encoding nuclear transport factor 2 family protein: protein MSDTNRALITRFYQAFQRLDAEAMVACYSDDITFSDPAFGTLHGQDAGDMWRMLTTRAKDFSLTFDTVRADERTGSAHWVATYLFSQTGRTVINDIQARFVFRDGKICEHHDSFDLWGWSRQALGFKGLVLGWTPWVADKVRAQATKGLRAFQAGR from the coding sequence ATGAGCGACACCAACCGTGCTTTGATCACCCGCTTCTATCAGGCCTTCCAGCGCTTGGACGCCGAGGCCATGGTGGCCTGCTACAGCGACGACATCACGTTCAGCGACCCGGCCTTCGGTACCTTGCATGGCCAGGACGCTGGGGACATGTGGCGCATGCTCACCACCCGCGCCAAGGACTTTTCCCTGACCTTCGACACGGTGCGTGCCGATGAGCGCACTGGCAGTGCCCACTGGGTCGCCACTTACCTGTTCAGTCAGACGGGGCGCACGGTGATCAACGACATCCAGGCCCGCTTCGTCTTTCGTGATGGCAAGATTTGCGAGCATCACGACAGCTTTGACCTGTGGGGTTGGTCGCGGCAGGCATTGGGCTTCAAAGGTCTTGTGCTGGGTTGGACGCCTTGGGTGGCGGACAAGGTGCGTGCGCAGGCAACAAAGGGCCTGCGCGCGTTCCAGGCCGGGCGCTGA
- a CDS encoding CynX/NimT family MFS transporter has product MAHDATRTAATANGPELEELLIDAEVDDEQVQQQPVLLKRPWLLLVGLVLVALNLRPALSSMAPLLSLVSDSLGLSAAQAGLLTTLPVLCLGLFAPLAPILARRFGSERVVFGILLTLAAGIAVRSAFGTTGIFVGSIMAGASIGVIGVLLPGIVKRDFPKHAGTLTGVYTMALCLGAAMAAGATVPLSERLGDSWSLGLGVWLIPALLAALIWLPQARHGHGAHHVAYRVRGLLRDPLAWQVTLYMGLQSSLAYIVFGWLPSILIGRGLSPTEAGLVLSGSVIVQLISSLSAPWLATRGKDQRLAIVVVMLLALAGLFGCLYAPLDGLWGWAVVLGLGQGGTFALALTLIVLRSKDAHVAANLSSMAQGVGYTLASMGPFAVGLVHDMTGGWNAVGWIFAVLGVGAIGFGLKAGRNLHVQVVSERV; this is encoded by the coding sequence ATGGCGCATGACGCTACTCGAACCGCTGCGACGGCCAATGGGCCGGAGCTTGAAGAATTGCTGATCGACGCCGAAGTCGATGACGAACAGGTGCAACAACAGCCGGTGCTGCTCAAGCGCCCTTGGCTGTTGCTGGTAGGTCTGGTGCTGGTGGCGCTGAACTTGCGCCCGGCGTTGTCGAGCATGGCGCCGCTGCTTAGCCTGGTTTCTGATAGCTTGGGTTTGAGCGCCGCACAAGCGGGCCTGCTGACCACGTTGCCGGTCCTCTGTCTGGGCCTGTTTGCACCGTTGGCACCGATACTGGCCCGACGTTTTGGCAGTGAGCGAGTGGTCTTCGGCATCCTACTGACCTTGGCAGCGGGCATCGCCGTGCGCAGCGCCTTTGGCACGACCGGTATTTTCGTTGGCAGCATTATGGCCGGGGCGAGTATCGGCGTGATTGGGGTACTGTTGCCGGGCATCGTCAAACGCGACTTTCCCAAGCATGCCGGGACCCTGACCGGGGTCTATACCATGGCTTTGTGCCTGGGTGCGGCGATGGCGGCAGGCGCCACCGTTCCCTTGAGCGAGCGACTGGGGGACAGTTGGTCGTTGGGGCTGGGCGTCTGGTTGATTCCGGCGCTGCTGGCAGCGCTTATCTGGTTGCCTCAGGCCCGGCATGGACATGGCGCCCATCACGTCGCCTACCGCGTACGTGGCCTGCTGCGTGATCCGTTGGCCTGGCAGGTCACGTTGTACATGGGGTTGCAATCATCGTTGGCCTATATCGTCTTTGGCTGGTTGCCTTCGATTCTCATCGGGCGTGGCCTGTCGCCGACCGAGGCGGGCCTGGTGCTCTCCGGCTCGGTGATCGTGCAGTTGATCAGCTCGCTCAGTGCACCGTGGCTGGCAACGCGTGGCAAGGACCAGCGTCTGGCCATTGTCGTGGTGATGTTGCTGGCGTTGGCGGGGTTGTTCGGTTGCCTGTATGCGCCGCTTGATGGTTTGTGGGGCTGGGCCGTGGTGCTTGGGCTGGGGCAGGGCGGTACCTTTGCCTTGGCGCTGACGCTGATTGTGCTGCGCTCCAAGGACGCGCATGTTGCGGCGAACCTGTCGAGTATGGCTCAAGGTGTGGGTTACACCCTGGCGTCGATGGGGCCCTTTGCCGTGGGCTTGGTGCACGATATGACCGGCGGCTGGAATGCCGTGGGCTGGATTTTTGCGGTGTTGGGTGTCGGCGCCATCGGCTTTGGTTTGAAGGCCGGTCGCAACCTGCATGTTCAGGTGGTCAGCGAGCGGGTTTGA
- the rlmF gene encoding 23S rRNA (adenine(1618)-N(6))-methyltransferase RlmF — MTTPDKPTLHPRNRHQGRYNFPELIKSSPELGQFMITNPHGKPSIDFANPEAVRVFNRALLKAQYGIQHWDIPADYLCPPIPGRADYIHVAADLLALDNNGEIPRGGQVRALDIGVGANCIYPLLGHSDYRWRFLGSDIDTTALAAAKAIVQANGLDKAIGLRQQASRKHILQGLLKDDERYDLTLCNPPFHASREEATRGSQRKWRALGKADPKRKLPVLNFGGQNNELWCEGGEIRFVSQLVAESAALGQQVLWFTSLVSKASNLPGIQAALKKAGAADVRVSEMGQGQKQSRMVAWTFQDANARQAWRQLRWTSSKA, encoded by the coding sequence ATGACCACACCAGACAAACCGACCCTGCACCCGCGCAACCGCCATCAGGGTCGCTACAACTTTCCCGAGCTGATCAAGAGCAGCCCAGAACTGGGCCAGTTCATGATCACCAACCCCCACGGCAAGCCGAGCATCGATTTCGCCAACCCCGAAGCCGTCCGGGTATTCAACCGTGCCCTGCTCAAAGCCCAGTACGGCATCCAGCATTGGGATATCCCAGCCGACTACCTGTGCCCGCCAATTCCTGGTCGCGCTGACTACATTCACGTCGCCGCCGACCTGCTGGCCCTCGATAACAACGGTGAGATTCCTCGCGGCGGCCAAGTGCGCGCCTTGGATATCGGTGTCGGTGCCAACTGCATCTACCCGCTGCTGGGCCACAGTGATTACCGCTGGCGCTTTCTCGGCAGCGACATCGACACCACCGCGCTGGCCGCAGCCAAGGCCATCGTCCAGGCCAACGGCCTGGATAAAGCCATCGGTCTGCGCCAGCAAGCGAGCCGCAAACATATCCTCCAGGGTTTGCTCAAAGACGACGAGCGCTACGACCTGACCCTGTGCAACCCGCCCTTCCATGCGTCACGGGAGGAAGCCACGCGCGGCAGCCAACGCAAATGGCGAGCATTGGGCAAAGCCGATCCCAAGCGTAAATTGCCAGTGCTGAACTTTGGCGGACAAAACAACGAACTCTGGTGCGAAGGCGGTGAGATCCGTTTCGTCAGCCAGCTGGTGGCAGAAAGCGCGGCCCTCGGCCAACAGGTGTTGTGGTTCACCTCTCTGGTGTCCAAGGCCTCCAACCTGCCCGGCATTCAGGCCGCGCTGAAGAAGGCTGGTGCAGCGGATGTGCGCGTAAGCGAAATGGGTCAGGGGCAAAAGCAGAGCCGCATGGTCGCCTGGACCTTTCAGGATGCCAACGCCCGCCAAGCCTGGCGACAACTGCGCTGGACCAGCAGCAAGGCATAA
- the hisG gene encoding ATP phosphoribosyltransferase codes for MLTIALSKGRILDDTLPLLAEAGIVPTENPDKSRKLIIPTTQDDVRLLIVRATDVPTYVEHGAADLGVAGKDVLMEYGGQGLYEPLDLQIAQCKLMTAGAVGAAEPKGRLRVATKFVNVAKRYYAEQGRQVDIIKLYGSMELAPLIGLADKIIDVVDTGNTLRANGLEPQELIATISSRLVVNKASMKMQHARIQSLIDTLRQAVESRHRG; via the coding sequence ATGTTGACCATCGCGCTATCCAAAGGTCGGATTCTCGACGATACCCTGCCGCTGCTGGCGGAGGCCGGTATTGTGCCGACCGAGAACCCGGACAAGAGCCGTAAACTGATCATTCCTACGACCCAGGACGATGTGCGCCTGTTGATCGTACGGGCTACCGACGTGCCGACCTACGTCGAGCATGGCGCCGCCGATCTGGGTGTGGCTGGCAAGGACGTGCTGATGGAGTACGGCGGCCAGGGCCTGTATGAGCCACTGGACCTACAGATTGCCCAGTGCAAGCTGATGACCGCTGGTGCTGTTGGTGCTGCTGAGCCCAAGGGCCGTTTGCGCGTGGCGACCAAGTTCGTCAATGTCGCCAAGCGTTACTATGCTGAACAAGGCCGCCAGGTCGATATCATCAAGTTGTACGGTTCGATGGAGCTGGCGCCGCTGATCGGCCTGGCGGACAAGATCATCGACGTTGTCGACACCGGTAACACCCTGCGTGCCAATGGCCTGGAACCCCAGGAACTGATTGCCACCATCAGCTCCCGGCTGGTGGTCAACAAGGCTTCGATGAAGATGCAGCACGCCCGCATCCAAAGCCTGATCGACACCCTGCGTCAGGCTGTCGAATCGCGACACCGCGGCTGA